The following are from one region of the Hymenobacter sp. YIM 151858-1 genome:
- a CDS encoding carboxy terminal-processing peptidase yields MAFRSSLGLYSALLPGFLFFLPPGSERLAGDVPPQKKGILLSTVVQGLGLAHVQPTQLDDELSRRVYALYLKRLDGSKKFLLQPDVKQLQVYEKLIDNEIKQGKHEFLDLSTKLIDQRTREAQVLYRELLSQPFEFTANETFETDSDKLGYPADEAARRDMWRRLLKYQTMVRVAEMMDEQDRQQIKSLASTKAAPSGAVISKPVRTPAQMEAEARKQVLKYYDERFQDLLQTDEADRLAEFANTVANTFDPHSEYFAPQDKTNFDLAVTGRLEGTGAQLSERDGQIVVAYIVPGSAAYRQGELKAGDVIQRVAQGAAEPVAVDGMRFDKVVGLIRGKKGTEVRLTVKKPDATVKVIPIIRDVVVIEETYAQSAVINEGGKKFGYILLPSFYADFNQNGGRNSAEDVKKELLKLKAENVQGVVLDLRFNGGGSLYDAAEMAGLFMESGPMVQVKGRQRTPEVVTDPDPKVQYGGPLVVLVNRYSASASEILAGAIQDYKRGIVLGNTTYGKGTVQRVFELDNIMNPELAALKPFGSLKMTIQKYYRVNGASTQFKGVTPDIVVPDAYSTLAEGEQDTDYPLPWDEIAPASYRPWATAPPVAKLAAASKQRVASNQAFGLLTDAVQNMAKREKVTLASLNLATYRAEQKALQEATERYKQVQQQAPVLAVAPLGAAPSTDSVQTNRTNRFVQPLRKDLTLREAVAVLSDEV; encoded by the coding sequence ATGGCGTTTCGTTCTTCTTTAGGTTTGTACTCGGCGCTGCTGCCGGGCTTCTTGTTTTTTCTGCCGCCGGGCTCGGAGCGCCTCGCCGGCGATGTGCCGCCCCAGAAAAAGGGAATCTTGCTGAGCACGGTGGTGCAGGGCCTGGGCCTGGCCCACGTGCAGCCCACGCAGCTCGACGACGAACTTTCGCGCCGGGTGTATGCGCTGTACCTCAAGCGCCTCGACGGCAGCAAGAAGTTTTTGCTGCAGCCCGACGTGAAGCAGCTGCAGGTTTACGAAAAGCTCATCGATAACGAGATTAAGCAGGGCAAGCACGAGTTTCTCGACCTCAGCACCAAGCTCATCGATCAGCGCACCCGCGAGGCGCAGGTGCTCTACCGCGAGCTGCTGAGCCAGCCCTTCGAGTTTACGGCCAACGAAACCTTCGAAACCGATTCGGATAAGCTCGGCTACCCTGCCGACGAAGCCGCCCGCCGCGACATGTGGCGCCGCCTGCTGAAGTACCAAACCATGGTGCGCGTGGCCGAGATGATGGACGAGCAGGACCGGCAGCAAATCAAGTCGCTGGCCTCAACCAAAGCAGCCCCCTCGGGCGCGGTTATCTCGAAGCCCGTGCGTACCCCCGCCCAAATGGAAGCCGAGGCCCGCAAGCAGGTGCTGAAATACTACGACGAGCGGTTCCAGGACCTGCTGCAAACCGACGAGGCCGACCGCCTGGCCGAGTTTGCCAACACGGTAGCAAACACCTTCGACCCACACTCCGAGTACTTCGCGCCGCAGGATAAGACGAACTTCGACCTGGCCGTAACGGGCCGCCTCGAGGGCACCGGCGCCCAGCTCAGCGAGCGTGATGGCCAGATTGTGGTGGCCTACATCGTGCCCGGCTCGGCGGCGTACCGGCAAGGCGAGCTAAAGGCCGGCGACGTGATTCAGCGCGTGGCGCAAGGCGCGGCTGAGCCCGTAGCCGTGGATGGCATGCGCTTCGACAAAGTGGTGGGCCTGATTCGGGGCAAAAAAGGCACCGAGGTGCGCCTGACGGTGAAAAAGCCCGACGCCACCGTCAAGGTCATCCCGATTATCCGCGACGTGGTGGTGATTGAGGAAACCTACGCCCAATCGGCCGTCATCAACGAGGGCGGTAAGAAATTCGGCTACATCCTGCTGCCCAGCTTCTACGCCGACTTCAACCAGAACGGCGGCCGCAACTCGGCTGAGGATGTCAAGAAGGAACTGCTGAAGCTGAAGGCCGAAAACGTGCAGGGCGTGGTGCTCGATCTGCGCTTTAACGGCGGCGGCTCGCTCTACGATGCCGCCGAAATGGCCGGCTTGTTTATGGAAAGCGGCCCCATGGTGCAGGTGAAAGGCCGGCAGCGCACGCCCGAAGTCGTAACCGACCCCGACCCCAAAGTGCAGTACGGCGGCCCGCTGGTGGTGCTGGTAAACCGTTACAGCGCCTCGGCTTCGGAAATCCTGGCCGGTGCCATTCAGGATTACAAGCGCGGCATTGTGCTCGGCAATACCACCTACGGCAAAGGCACGGTGCAGCGTGTGTTCGAGCTGGATAACATCATGAACCCCGAGCTGGCGGCGCTCAAGCCCTTCGGCTCGCTCAAAATGACCATCCAGAAGTACTACCGCGTAAACGGTGCCTCCACGCAGTTTAAAGGCGTAACGCCCGACATCGTGGTGCCCGATGCTTACAGCACTTTGGCCGAGGGCGAGCAGGACACCGACTACCCGCTGCCCTGGGATGAAATTGCGCCGGCCAGCTACCGGCCGTGGGCCACGGCGCCGCCCGTGGCCAAGCTGGCCGCGGCCAGCAAGCAACGCGTAGCCTCGAACCAGGCTTTTGGTTTGCTCACCGACGCCGTGCAGAACATGGCCAAGCGCGAGAAAGTAACGCTGGCTTCGCTGAACCTGGCCACCTACCGCGCCGAGCAGAAAGCCCTGCAAGAAGCCACCGAGCGCTACAAGCAGGTGCAGCAGCAAGCCCCCGTGCTGGCCGTGGCGCCCCTAGGTGCCGCCCCCTCCACCGACAGCGTACAAACCAACCGCACCAACCGCTTTGTGCAGCCTCTGCGCAAAGACCTGACCCTGCGCGAGGCCGTGGCCGTGCTCAGCGACGAGGTGTAA
- a CDS encoding ACT domain-containing protein codes for MPGQTDLRQLLRTLQPALQPGAYVFCTVRRLSGLNPDDIVCLFREQEGLTVILPQAAADALGLPYSFVASWITLTVHSALEAVGLTAAFATALTQANISCNVVAAYYHDHLFVAQTDAERALGVLRQLSAEAARA; via the coding sequence ATGCCCGGCCAAACCGACCTTCGGCAACTCCTGCGCACCCTGCAGCCCGCGTTGCAGCCCGGCGCCTACGTGTTCTGCACCGTGCGCCGCCTCAGCGGCCTCAACCCCGACGATATCGTGTGCCTGTTCCGGGAGCAGGAGGGCCTCACGGTAATCCTCCCGCAAGCCGCGGCCGATGCCCTGGGTCTGCCCTACTCGTTCGTAGCTAGTTGGATTACGCTTACCGTGCACTCGGCCCTGGAGGCCGTAGGACTTACGGCGGCGTTTGCCACGGCGCTTACCCAAGCCAACATCAGCTGCAACGTAGTAGCCGCCTACTACCACGACCACCTCTTTGTGGCCCAAACCGATGCCGAGCGCGCCCTAGGTGTATTGCGGCAGCTCTCGGCCGAGGCAGCGCGAGCCTAG
- a CDS encoding D-2-hydroxyacid dehydrogenase, with product MHLYVYTLLDDTLRARLRAHLPADVQVSFRNELADDKQRPAFQSANVILGNPPRAWFAAGTLPNLQFWQIDSSGFEQYTGLQLPVPVANMGDYFAWPCAETMVAGIMALYRNLPQLALLQAEKRWVGPPVRANMQLLRHKRVVILGAGYIGLAVRQQLTGFGCHTQLLARTSPEAQLRSPEDLKAVLPGTHLVINCLPGTAEGFYSAELIGAMKPGSVYASVGRGNTTDEPALIAALQSGHLGGAVLDVTAVEPLPVSNPLWSMPNVILTQHSAGGQPDEDGGKVDMILLNLGRFRNGEPLESLVDVARGY from the coding sequence ATGCACCTGTACGTTTATACCCTGCTCGACGACACGCTTCGCGCCCGCCTGCGGGCCCATTTGCCCGCCGACGTGCAGGTATCCTTCCGCAACGAGCTTGCCGACGACAAGCAGCGCCCCGCCTTCCAATCGGCCAACGTAATTCTGGGCAACCCGCCGCGCGCCTGGTTTGCCGCAGGCACTCTGCCCAACCTGCAGTTCTGGCAAATCGATTCGTCGGGCTTCGAGCAATACACCGGCCTGCAGCTACCCGTGCCCGTGGCCAACATGGGCGACTACTTTGCCTGGCCCTGCGCCGAAACCATGGTGGCGGGTATCATGGCGCTGTACCGCAACCTGCCGCAGCTGGCCCTGCTGCAAGCCGAAAAGCGCTGGGTGGGCCCGCCCGTTCGCGCCAACATGCAGCTGCTGCGCCACAAGCGCGTGGTAATCCTGGGTGCCGGTTACATCGGCCTGGCGGTGCGGCAGCAGCTCACGGGCTTTGGCTGCCACACGCAGCTGCTGGCCCGCACCAGCCCCGAAGCCCAGCTCCGCTCGCCCGAAGACCTAAAAGCCGTACTGCCCGGTACTCACTTGGTTATCAACTGCCTGCCCGGCACCGCCGAAGGCTTTTACTCCGCTGAGCTGATCGGAGCCATGAAGCCCGGCAGCGTGTACGCCAGCGTAGGCCGCGGCAACACCACCGACGAGCCCGCCCTGATTGCCGCGCTGCAGTCGGGCCACCTAGGCGGCGCCGTGCTCGATGTAACCGCCGTTGAGCCCCTGCCCGTGAGCAACCCGCTTTGGAGCATGCCCAACGTCATTCTTACCCAACACTCCGCCGGCGGCCAGCCCGATGAAGATGGTGGCAAGGTGGATATGATTCTGCTGAACCTAGGGCGCTTCCGAAATGGCGAGCCGCTGGAGAGTTTGGTCGATGTGGCGCGGGGGTATTAA
- a CDS encoding carboxypeptidase-like regulatory domain-containing protein: MQAQIAQITGRIVGRADNQPLPRATIIEKGTTNGTLSTSDGHFELSTKNISDSLTLTVSNVGFDTRFVQVAPDSYTEIALDSSRIPSHPRPHTFWGSFSLLPGLSYAPFGADLRLFTRMRGFKYPIGIGFTYQSNVHRNHFFRSTLSLPNWSRNGRFFVSSNLERQWLQIVPANLHFISYTGTIGLLKYRIGPWFGPWLHLTAGYAAKRFISDATGFRIAGLGYGAGLSHEFRPFFLRLGAEARFLRWPGYWQLQGQVLHSLDVSRRFRVGLAAHSLLQYREVSVIMYCSF; this comes from the coding sequence GTGCAAGCTCAAATCGCGCAGATAACCGGCCGCATTGTCGGCCGAGCTGATAATCAACCACTACCTAGAGCTACTATCATCGAGAAAGGTACCACGAACGGTACATTGTCTACTTCTGATGGACATTTCGAGTTATCGACAAAGAACATTTCGGACAGCTTGACCCTGACCGTATCCAACGTCGGTTTTGATACGCGTTTTGTACAAGTAGCACCGGACAGCTATACAGAAATAGCTCTTGATTCGAGTCGGATACCATCACACCCTCGGCCTCACACGTTTTGGGGTAGCTTCAGTCTGCTGCCAGGTTTGAGCTATGCCCCATTTGGCGCGGATTTACGATTATTTACCCGCATGCGTGGTTTCAAATACCCTATCGGCATTGGCTTTACTTACCAGTCCAATGTACACCGTAACCACTTTTTTCGCAGCACTTTATCCCTCCCTAACTGGTCGCGCAACGGACGGTTTTTTGTGAGCAGCAATTTGGAGCGGCAGTGGCTACAGATTGTGCCGGCAAACTTGCATTTCATCAGTTACACCGGTACAATTGGCCTATTAAAGTACCGCATCGGCCCATGGTTTGGCCCTTGGCTACATCTGACAGCGGGGTACGCAGCGAAACGTTTTATTTCAGATGCTACCGGCTTTAGAATTGCTGGTTTGGGATACGGAGCTGGGCTTAGCCACGAGTTCAGGCCTTTCTTTTTGCGCTTAGGAGCCGAAGCTCGTTTTCTCCGTTGGCCTGGTTACTGGCAGCTACAAGGACAGGTGCTCCATTCGCTCGACGTAAGCCGCCGCTTTCGAGTAGGTTTGGCAGCACATTCTTTATTGCAGTACAGAGAAGTAAGCGTGATTATGTATTGTTCCTTTTAA
- a CDS encoding enoyl-ACP reductase FabI, with protein MANNLLAGKRGIIFGALNEQSIAWKVAQRCHEEGATFVLSNAPLAMRMGEINKLAEQCSAPIIPADATVVEDLEKVFSGAVEQLGGKIDFVLHSIGMSPNIRKGKHYGELNYDWFQKTLDISALSFHKMLHVAEKQDALNEWGSVVALSYIAAQRAFLDYTDMSQAKAVLESIARSYGQRLGTQKKVRVNTISQSPTKTTAGTGISGFDAFYEYADRLSPLGNAPAEACADYCVSLFSDLTRYVTMQNLMHDGGFSTTGISEAMVEAITHATKEA; from the coding sequence ATGGCCAACAACCTACTTGCCGGCAAGCGCGGCATCATCTTCGGTGCCCTCAACGAACAATCCATTGCCTGGAAGGTAGCTCAGCGCTGCCACGAAGAAGGCGCAACGTTCGTGCTCAGCAACGCGCCGCTTGCCATGCGCATGGGCGAAATCAACAAGCTGGCCGAGCAGTGCAGCGCCCCGATCATTCCGGCCGATGCCACCGTGGTAGAAGACCTGGAAAAAGTATTCAGCGGCGCGGTGGAGCAACTGGGCGGCAAAATCGATTTCGTGCTGCACAGCATCGGCATGAGCCCGAACATCCGCAAGGGCAAGCACTACGGCGAGCTGAACTACGACTGGTTCCAGAAGACGCTCGACATTTCGGCTTTGTCGTTCCACAAGATGCTGCACGTAGCCGAGAAGCAGGACGCCCTGAATGAGTGGGGTTCGGTAGTAGCCCTGTCGTACATAGCGGCGCAACGCGCATTCCTCGACTACACCGATATGTCGCAGGCGAAGGCCGTGCTCGAAAGCATTGCCCGCAGCTACGGCCAGCGCCTAGGTACCCAGAAAAAGGTGCGCGTAAATACCATTTCGCAGTCGCCTACCAAAACCACGGCTGGTACCGGCATCAGCGGCTTCGATGCGTTCTACGAGTACGCCGACCGCCTCTCGCCGCTGGGCAACGCCCCGGCCGAAGCTTGCGCTGATTACTGCGTATCGCTGTTTTCGGACCTGACCCGCTACGTAACCATGCAGAACCTGATGCACGACGGTGGTTTCAGCACCACGGGCATTTCTGAGGCGATGGTAGAAGCTATTACCCATGCTACCAAGGAAGCTTAA
- a CDS encoding GIY-YIG nuclease family protein: protein MKYHNYYVYIVTNPKKTVLYIGVTNDMVRRLDEHLENAGKPHTFAGRYWCHLLVHWEHYASVQQAIAREKELKGWGRPKKDALIAAHNPEWKALN, encoded by the coding sequence ATGAAATATCACAACTATTACGTCTATATCGTTACCAACCCAAAGAAAACCGTGCTCTACATCGGCGTTACCAACGATATGGTGCGGCGTTTGGACGAGCACTTAGAGAATGCAGGAAAGCCACACACATTCGCTGGAAGGTACTGGTGTCATCTGCTTGTGCACTGGGAGCATTACGCCAGTGTTCAGCAGGCCATTGCGCGCGAGAAGGAGCTGAAGGGCTGGGGGCGCCCGAAGAAGGATGCACTAATCGCGGCGCACAACCCCGAGTGGAAGGCGCTGAACTAG
- the recN gene encoding DNA repair protein RecN — protein MLVDLRIQNYALIESLELRPSSLLNIITGETGAGKSIMLGAIGLLLGNRADSKLLFNTAKKCVIEGHFDISGYHLQDIFEAEDIDYDAQCILRREISPNGKSRAFVNDTPVTVETLRRVGANLMDIHSQHDTLLLGDPVFQLNLIDLYAGLVPTRTQYSNAYRQYRKLAADLKHLEDQVAQANKELDYHSFLLNELEEARLDGENQEALEQELKELEHAEEIKQKLTYALQSLSEGEYCATSSLKEASIMLGHIAGYSESVRQLKERLDSCLIELRDIADETEMAEQRTEADPRRLDELQARLTVLYNLQRKHQVRDLPALLAVRDELQQKVGSVLNLDKEIARLRKDAEGALATVNKRAAHLSEQRRKAFPQFERELAELLADLGMPNARLVVQHSTGQPTASGTDVICLLFTANKGAHPQTLSKAASGGEFSRLMLCVKYLLADKTALPTIVFDEIDTGISGEIAVKVGRMMQQMAKKHQLITISHLPQMAAAGDAHFFVYKEDRADRTVSRIRRLTEEERIREIAQMISGARVTENAVQSARELLSMRGESELVAA, from the coding sequence ATGCTGGTTGACCTCCGCATACAAAACTACGCCCTCATCGAGTCGCTGGAGCTGCGGCCCTCGTCGTTGCTGAACATTATCACGGGCGAAACCGGCGCCGGCAAGTCCATCATGCTCGGCGCCATTGGGCTGCTCCTCGGCAACCGGGCCGATTCGAAACTGCTTTTCAACACGGCCAAGAAGTGCGTGATCGAGGGGCATTTTGATATTTCGGGCTACCACCTGCAGGATATATTCGAGGCCGAAGACATCGACTACGACGCGCAGTGCATTCTGCGCCGCGAAATCAGCCCAAACGGCAAATCGCGCGCCTTTGTGAACGACACCCCCGTGACGGTGGAAACGCTGCGCAGAGTCGGCGCCAACCTCATGGACATCCACTCGCAGCACGATACGCTGCTGCTCGGCGACCCGGTGTTTCAGCTGAACCTGATTGACCTGTACGCCGGGCTGGTGCCCACCCGCACGCAGTACAGCAATGCCTACCGGCAGTACCGCAAGCTGGCCGCCGACCTCAAGCACCTCGAGGACCAGGTAGCCCAAGCCAACAAGGAGCTTGATTACCACAGCTTCTTGCTAAACGAGCTGGAGGAAGCCCGCCTCGATGGCGAAAACCAGGAGGCACTGGAGCAAGAGCTGAAAGAGCTGGAGCACGCCGAGGAAATCAAGCAGAAGCTGACGTACGCACTGCAAAGCCTGTCGGAAGGGGAGTACTGCGCCACCTCGTCGCTCAAGGAAGCCAGTATTATGCTGGGGCACATTGCCGGGTATTCGGAGTCGGTACGCCAGCTGAAGGAGCGGCTCGACTCGTGCCTGATTGAGCTGCGCGACATTGCCGACGAAACCGAAATGGCCGAGCAGCGCACCGAGGCCGACCCCAGGCGCCTCGATGAGCTGCAAGCCCGTCTGACGGTGCTCTACAACCTGCAGCGCAAGCACCAGGTGCGCGACCTGCCCGCCCTGCTGGCCGTGCGCGATGAGCTGCAGCAAAAGGTAGGCTCGGTGCTGAACCTCGACAAGGAAATTGCTCGCCTGCGCAAAGATGCCGAAGGCGCGTTGGCTACGGTAAACAAGCGGGCAGCGCACCTTTCGGAGCAGCGCCGCAAAGCCTTCCCGCAGTTTGAGCGCGAACTGGCCGAGTTGCTTGCCGACCTAGGGATGCCCAACGCCCGCTTGGTGGTGCAGCACAGCACCGGCCAACCCACAGCCAGCGGTACCGATGTTATCTGCCTGCTCTTTACGGCTAACAAAGGTGCCCACCCGCAAACGCTCAGTAAAGCCGCCTCGGGTGGCGAATTCTCGCGCCTGATGCTGTGCGTGAAGTACCTGCTGGCCGATAAGACTGCGCTGCCTACCATCGTGTTCGACGAAATCGACACCGGTATTTCGGGCGAAATAGCCGTGAAGGTGGGCCGCATGATGCAGCAAATGGCCAAAAAGCACCAGCTCATCACCATTTCGCACTTGCCGCAAATGGCCGCCGCCGGCGATGCGCACTTCTTCGTGTACAAGGAAGACCGCGCCGACCGCACCGTTAGCCGTATCCGCCGCCTGACGGAAGAGGAACGTATCCGCGAAATCGCCCAAATGATTTCGGGTGCCCGCGTTACGGAAAACGCCGTGCAAAGCGCCCGCGAGCTGCTCTCGATGCGCGGCGAAAGCGAGTTGGTAGCGGCGTAG
- a CDS encoding type IX secretion system protein PorD, with protein MLRNGIFFCLGLLLMLLAGTRPAAAQELLAEVEVTAQNVAITDPQLINRMQKEIADFLNNRRWTNDVYKPEERIRCRLFIGINAIPQNGTYQVTARILSTRPVYGTAYETNLMSYAESWRFTYLPGQPLDFSENSYVNNLSSILGFYAYMIIGMDQDSFSPLGGSRYFDRARNILQVAAGQSADGDDGWKDNGKRDQRSRYWLLNGMQDPQLEALRSAVYAYYRQGLDIFIQKPDDARTSIFTALQGIQQANQRRPGSTLIRSFFETKADEIANIYRSSQSADQKQGVVALLQEVDPTNSAKYQAILQQR; from the coding sequence ATGTTGCGTAACGGTATTTTCTTCTGCCTAGGTTTGTTGCTGATGCTGCTGGCCGGCACCCGCCCGGCCGCAGCCCAGGAGCTGCTGGCTGAGGTAGAGGTAACGGCCCAAAACGTGGCCATAACCGATCCGCAGCTGATCAATCGGATGCAGAAGGAAATAGCCGACTTCCTGAATAACCGCCGCTGGACCAACGACGTGTACAAGCCGGAAGAGCGTATCCGGTGCCGCCTTTTCATCGGCATCAACGCCATCCCGCAGAACGGCACTTACCAAGTTACGGCGCGCATCCTGAGCACGCGCCCCGTGTACGGCACCGCCTACGAAACCAACCTGATGAGCTACGCCGAGTCGTGGCGGTTTACTTACCTGCCCGGCCAGCCGCTCGATTTTTCGGAGAACTCCTACGTCAACAACCTGTCGTCGATTCTGGGCTTCTATGCCTACATGATCATCGGCATGGACCAGGACAGCTTCTCGCCCCTAGGTGGCTCGCGCTACTTCGACCGCGCCCGCAACATCCTGCAGGTAGCGGCCGGCCAAAGCGCCGACGGCGACGATGGTTGGAAAGACAACGGCAAGCGCGACCAGCGCAGCCGCTATTGGCTGCTCAACGGCATGCAGGATCCGCAGCTCGAGGCCCTGCGCTCGGCCGTGTACGCCTACTACCGCCAGGGCCTCGATATCTTCATTCAGAAGCCCGACGACGCCCGCACCAGCATCTTCACGGCGTTGCAGGGCATTCAGCAGGCCAACCAGCGGCGGCCGGGCTCCACGCTAATCCGCTCGTTTTTCGAAACCAAGGCCGATGAAATTGCCAACATCTACCGCAGCAGCCAGTCGGCCGATCAGAAGCAGGGCGTAGTGGCGTTGCTGCAGGAAGTAGACCCCACCAACTCGGCCAAGTACCAGGCCATTTTGCAGCAGCGCTGA
- a CDS encoding phosphopantothenoylcysteine decarboxylase — MNSELASDVTNSIQNSAFRIQNSPRRVLLTAGPTYEPIDPVRFIGNHSTGKMGYALAQEFADAGFAVTLVSGPTSLSIEHPAVQVVRVQTAQEMYEAAAAVAQQADIWVFAAAVADYRPGTVATEKIKKRDDGSNETLVLELVKNIDIAATLGQTKRPEQFSVGFALETQDELRHAQDKLRRKNFDLVVLNSLRDAGAGFRHDTNKITLVDAHGATAFELKPKAAVAHDIVSAIVARLQPHVA, encoded by the coding sequence ATGAATTCTGAATTAGCCAGCGACGTAACCAACTCAATTCAGAATTCAGCATTCAGAATTCAGAATTCGCCCCGCCGCGTACTGCTCACCGCTGGCCCAACGTACGAGCCCATCGACCCGGTGCGGTTTATCGGCAACCACTCCACTGGCAAAATGGGCTATGCCTTGGCGCAGGAGTTTGCTGATGCGGGGTTTGCGGTTACGTTGGTGAGCGGACCTACCAGCCTGAGCATCGAGCACCCGGCCGTGCAGGTGGTGCGGGTGCAAACCGCGCAGGAGATGTACGAAGCCGCGGCCGCCGTAGCGCAGCAGGCCGATATCTGGGTGTTTGCCGCCGCAGTGGCCGATTACCGGCCCGGCACCGTGGCTACGGAAAAGATCAAGAAGCGCGACGACGGCTCCAACGAAACGCTGGTGCTGGAGCTGGTAAAGAACATCGACATTGCCGCCACGCTGGGCCAAACCAAGCGGCCCGAACAATTTTCGGTGGGTTTTGCGTTGGAGACCCAGGACGAACTGCGCCACGCCCAGGATAAGCTGCGGCGCAAGAACTTCGACCTCGTGGTACTGAACTCGCTGCGCGATGCCGGCGCGGGTTTCCGCCACGATACCAACAAAATTACCCTCGTGGATGCCCACGGCGCCACGGCTTTCGAGCTAAAGCCCAAAGCCGCCGTAGCCCACGATATTGTTTCTGCCATTGTTGCCCGCCTTCAGCCCCATGTTGCGTAA
- a CDS encoding flavoprotein translates to MLAGRRILLGVSGSIAAYKSAALVRLLIKAEAEVQVILTPSASAFVTPITLATLSKRPVLQGFIKDEASGVWHNHVDLGLWADLLLIAPASANTLGALANGLCPNLLTAVYLSARCPTMVAPAMDLDMYQHPATQRNLERLRQDGVRVLDSPAGELASGLSGPGRMQEPEEIVRILNAEL, encoded by the coding sequence ATGCTGGCAGGTCGCCGCATATTGCTGGGCGTGAGTGGCAGCATCGCCGCTTACAAATCGGCCGCTTTGGTGCGGCTGCTGATAAAAGCCGAAGCCGAGGTGCAGGTAATCCTGACGCCCTCGGCTTCGGCTTTTGTTACGCCCATTACCCTGGCCACGCTCTCGAAGCGCCCGGTGCTGCAAGGGTTCATCAAAGACGAAGCCTCCGGCGTGTGGCACAACCACGTCGACCTAGGGCTGTGGGCCGATTTGCTGCTGATTGCCCCTGCCAGCGCCAACACCCTAGGTGCTTTGGCCAACGGCTTGTGCCCCAACCTGCTCACGGCCGTTTACCTCTCGGCCCGCTGCCCCACCATGGTGGCCCCGGCCATGGACCTCGATATGTACCAGCACCCGGCCACGCAGCGCAACCTCGAGCGCCTGCGCCAGGACGGCGTGCGCGTGCTCGACTCGCCCGCCGGCGAGCTGGCCAGCGGCCTCAGCGGCCCCGGCCGCATGCAGGAGCCGGAGGAAATTGTGAGAATTCTGAATGCTGAATTATGA
- a CDS encoding DNA-directed RNA polymerase subunit omega: MKVPSNVPASIVTRNLSDFVNETGNVYESIAIISKRANQISVKLKEELNGKLAEFATTVDNLEEVFENREQIEISKHYERLPKPTNLAIEEFLEGKVTFRMPEPEEPTAEKAE; encoded by the coding sequence ATGAAAGTACCTAGCAACGTTCCTGCTTCCATCGTTACCCGCAACCTGTCGGACTTCGTGAACGAAACCGGCAACGTGTACGAGTCGATTGCCATCATCTCGAAGCGCGCCAACCAGATTTCGGTGAAGCTCAAGGAGGAGCTGAACGGCAAGCTGGCCGAATTTGCAACTACCGTCGACAACCTCGAGGAGGTGTTTGAAAACCGCGAGCAAATCGAGATTTCGAAGCACTACGAGCGTCTGCCCAAGCCCACCAACCTCGCCATCGAGGAGTTCCTGGAAGGCAAAGTAACCTTCCGGATGCCCGAGCCGGAGGAGCCCACGGCCGAGAAAGCCGAGTAG
- a CDS encoding outer membrane protein assembly factor BamD, with protein MSVFRLRVVALLMSTLLLGACSSYQKLLKSTDVNKKYTAAIDYYEKKQDYYKAGALLEPLIPLLKGRPEAEKAEFYFANINYRQRNYTLSAYYFDQFAATYPASPFAEEAEFMHAKSLFKDSPEFELDQTNTFAAIESIQEFLNRRPESKFRPEAEGMSNELQKKLDVKAFESAKLYYSLRYYQSAVVALNGFQQQYPSSPYGEQVAYLKFVSQYELARESVENKQRERFTEAIAYYQAFVDAFPQSKNLKDAEQLYDAAQKFLKENQPASEGATATTPKAQ; from the coding sequence ATGTCCGTATTCCGCCTTCGCGTCGTCGCCCTGCTGATGAGCACCTTGCTGCTCGGTGCCTGCAGCTCTTACCAGAAGCTGCTGAAAAGCACCGACGTAAACAAGAAGTACACGGCGGCCATCGACTACTACGAGAAAAAGCAAGACTACTACAAGGCCGGTGCCTTGCTGGAGCCGCTGATTCCGTTGCTGAAGGGGCGCCCCGAGGCCGAGAAGGCCGAGTTCTACTTCGCCAACATCAACTACCGGCAGCGCAACTACACGCTAAGCGCGTACTACTTCGATCAGTTTGCGGCCACGTACCCCGCCTCACCGTTTGCCGAGGAGGCCGAATTCATGCACGCCAAGTCGCTGTTCAAGGATTCGCCCGAGTTCGAGCTCGACCAAACCAACACCTTCGCCGCGATTGAGTCCATTCAGGAGTTCCTGAACCGCCGGCCCGAAAGCAAGTTCCGCCCCGAGGCCGAAGGCATGTCAAACGAGCTGCAGAAGAAGCTGGATGTGAAGGCTTTCGAATCGGCCAAGCTGTACTATTCGCTGCGCTACTACCAATCGGCCGTAGTGGCCCTGAACGGTTTTCAGCAGCAATACCCTTCGTCGCCCTACGGCGAGCAGGTGGCTTATCTCAAGTTCGTGTCGCAGTACGAGCTGGCCCGCGAAAGCGTGGAAAACAAGCAGCGCGAGCGTTTTACCGAAGCTATTGCGTATTATCAGGCCTTTGTTGATGCCTTCCCGCAGAGCAAAAACCTGAAAGACGCGGAGCAGCTCTACGACGCCGCGCAGAAATTTTTGAAAGAAAACCAGCCGGCCAGCGAAGGAGCAACCGCCACCACGCCCAAGGCTCAGTAA